ACCATCGGTGTCCTGCATCACCTGGCCACCGCCGTCCAGCAGGGCCAGGTTGGCCCGGGCCGTGCTGCACTGCTCGGGAACCGGGGCGGCCGGGGTCTCGGTGCTGGCCGCGGCCTGCGGGGTGCGGGCCTGCTCGCGGGTCTCGTACTTCTTGCCCGCCGGTGGGGTCTCCGAGTATTGGGTCACGCCCTGGGCGTCCTTCCATTTGTAGACGGGACCGGCCACGGCGTTGGCACTGGCCAACAGCAGCAGGCATCCAAGGCAGGACAGGGCACGCATGGCAAACTCCATGGAATGGGCGTAGAACGCCGATTGCAGCATTGGCGCCGAGCACTGGCAAGTCGATTAAACTGGATTCCATGGACCCGATCACACCGCCGCCGCGCTCGCGCACGATTTACCTGCTGCCCAACCTGTTCACCACCGCCGGCCTGTTCGCCGGTTTCTACGCGATCATCGCCGCGGCCAACGGGGATTTCGTCAACGCCAGCATCGCCGTGTTCGTGGCGGCGGTGATGGATGGCCTGGACGGGCGCGTGGCGCGCCTGACCGGCACCAGCAGTGAATTCGGCGTGCAGTACGACTCGCTGGCCGACCTGGTCAGCTTCGGCATGGCCCCGGCGCTGGTGATGTACCACTGGTCGCTGTCGTGGCTGAAGTTCGATGATCCGTTGCTCGGCCGCGTCGGCTGGGCCGTGGCCTTCCTGTATGCGGCCTGCGCGGCACTGCGCCTGGCCCGCTTCAACACGCAGGTGGCGGTGGTCGACAAGCGCTGGTTCGTCGGCCTGGCCAGCCCGGCCGCAGCGGGCCTGATGATGTCCTTCGTCTGGGCGTTTGCCGATGGCAACCTGGGCTGGGATGGCAACCAGCTGCGCTATGTGGCGCTGGCGGTGACGATCATCGCTGCGCTGCTGATGGTCAGCCGTATCCGCTTCTGGAGCTTCAAGGGCGGTGCTGCCAAGGGCACCCGTTCGGACCGCGTGCCATTCCTGGTGCTGGCACTGGTGCCGGTGGCCATCGCCATCGCGGTGATCGACCTGCCGCGCGTGCTGTTCGCGGTCGGCATCCTGTACGCCTTGTCCGGCCCGGTGATGTGGGCCGTGCAGCGCCTGCGCAAGAAGCCCGAGGCCGCGTGAGCCAGGACCTGCCCGTGCTGTGGTCACCGGCCCAGCAGGCCTGGCTGCAGGCCATGGGCTATACCGTCTATCACGACTGCCAGCTGGCCGCCGAGCTGGATGCCGCGCTGCAGTTGAGCGTGGCCGAAGCCGAGGCCAGCGTCGCTCCGCCGGAACCGGTACGGGCCGCCGTGCGCTCGCGCGACGACCACGCCGGGCCCGCGCCCGCAGTCCGCGCGGAACGCCCGGCACCGCCGCGCCGCGAAACGCCGGTCAGCGCCCCGGATACCGTGCCGGCGGCTGAGCGCCCGCTGCCCAGCGGCAATGCACGCCAGCCGGTGGTACGCCTGCCGGATCGCCTGCAGATCGCACTGCTGCGCGCCTCCGGCTGCAACCCGAACGACCCGGCCACCCAGGTGCTGATGGACAGCTGGCCGCTGGACCAGCTGCGCCACGACCCGGCCGCCAAGCGTGCGCTGTGGCCGCAGCTGCGTGCCCTGCGCAAGCGGGGTGCGCCGTGAGCGCGGTGACCCGGCCCGGCCCGGTCAGCCTGCGTGCGCTGCGCGAGAGCGACCTCAATGCGGTGATGGCGATCGAGCTGCGGGGCTACCCTTTCCCCTGGACCCGCGGCATCTTCATCGACTGCCTGCGCGCCGGCTATCCCGGCCTGGCGATGGAGCGCGATGGCCTGCTGATCGGCTACGGCGTGCTCAGCATCGCCGCCGATGAAGCGCACGTGTTGAACATCTGCATCGATCCACTCGCACAGTCGCGCGGGCTGGGTCGCCAGCTGCTGCGCGCGCTGGTGCAGCTGGCCGCCGACCGCGGCGCACAGCGCGTCTTCCTGGAAGTGCGTCCGTCCA
The sequence above is a segment of the Stenotrophomonas maltophilia genome. Coding sequences within it:
- a CDS encoding DUF4124 domain-containing protein; the encoded protein is MRALSCLGCLLLLASANAVAGPVYKWKDAQGVTQYSETPPAGKKYETREQARTPQAAASTETPAAPVPEQCSTARANLALLDGGGQVMQDTDGDGKADTPLTPEQHTAQRGLAEAAIKAYCPAQ
- the pssA gene encoding CDP-diacylglycerol--serine O-phosphatidyltransferase, whose product is MDPITPPPRSRTIYLLPNLFTTAGLFAGFYAIIAAANGDFVNASIAVFVAAVMDGLDGRVARLTGTSSEFGVQYDSLADLVSFGMAPALVMYHWSLSWLKFDDPLLGRVGWAVAFLYAACAALRLARFNTQVAVVDKRWFVGLASPAAAGLMMSFVWAFADGNLGWDGNQLRYVALAVTIIAALLMVSRIRFWSFKGGAAKGTRSDRVPFLVLALVPVAIAIAVIDLPRVLFAVGILYALSGPVMWAVQRLRKKPEAA
- the rimI gene encoding ribosomal protein S18-alanine N-acetyltransferase, producing MSAVTRPGPVSLRALRESDLNAVMAIELRGYPFPWTRGIFIDCLRAGYPGLAMERDGLLIGYGVLSIAADEAHVLNICIDPLAQSRGLGRQLLRALVQLAADRGAQRVFLEVRPSNTPALALYHSEGFNEIGRRPRYYPAAQGREDAVVMAIELVDGDLQVMPPL